The Bacteroidota bacterium genome window below encodes:
- a CDS encoding LysM peptidoglycan-binding domain-containing protein has protein sequence MLLKKILLLIGIVLTQISYGQTLTKKDTADIRFLNSRKFYIYKVEKGETLFSISQKFNIPQEEIIQFNKDINQQGLKAKTKLWVPAYSWLKKDAKAETETEEVEEINPEKKLYKIAIIATLNLPKMYMPDTTALDSSYVDEAIERDIVNSLSFIEGAIRSAEILKSDGFKSQIVIIDSEQDSTKLNSKLKTHSPDLIITNENGSILKYLTHFSDHKNIRLLSCGINTTELIKESKNSVALFPSSLSQCEEMGYFNAKYFPGAVAITIRTTQAKENERSIAFKNGWKTGGGGKSLYLDYSKGGAKAMADSLSKNKNNVIFISSSNEDMVSTILGELKEHVLEKTITVAGLPTWQYFETIDQNLMDKCNVYIFSSGFIQYGNSTVENFRKYYRETFSGEPSEFAFQGYDAMLFAGKNLMKYGKKFISTGKTMSVAGIFSEYEIEVDAKENKVIHVYQPTKDDQIDYFKKITKK, from the coding sequence GTGCTTCTAAAAAAAATTCTTTTATTGATCGGAATAGTTCTTACTCAGATTTCTTATGGGCAGACTTTGACTAAAAAAGATACTGCTGATATCAGATTTCTGAATTCCAGAAAATTCTATATCTATAAGGTTGAAAAAGGCGAGACGCTTTTTAGCATATCTCAGAAGTTTAATATACCTCAGGAAGAGATCATTCAATTCAACAAGGATATAAATCAGCAGGGGTTGAAGGCCAAAACAAAATTATGGGTTCCGGCATATTCCTGGTTGAAAAAAGATGCAAAGGCTGAAACTGAGACCGAAGAAGTTGAAGAAATTAATCCGGAGAAAAAACTTTACAAAATTGCAATTATCGCTACACTGAATTTACCGAAGATGTATATGCCTGATACTACAGCTTTGGATTCATCATATGTTGACGAGGCAATTGAAAGAGATATTGTCAATAGTTTGTCTTTTATAGAAGGTGCTATCAGAAGCGCAGAAATTCTGAAATCGGATGGGTTCAAATCCCAGATCGTTATTATCGATTCAGAACAAGACTCAACAAAACTCAATTCCAAACTTAAAACACATTCACCTGATCTTATTATTACGAATGAAAACGGAAGCATACTTAAATACCTGACTCACTTTTCCGATCATAAGAACATCCGGCTATTGTCCTGCGGTATTAATACTACGGAACTCATAAAGGAATCTAAAAATTCAGTAGCACTTTTTCCATCTTCTTTGAGTCAGTGTGAAGAGATGGGTTATTTTAATGCAAAATATTTTCCGGGTGCTGTTGCAATAACTATCAGAACAACTCAGGCAAAAGAAAATGAAAGAAGTATAGCATTCAAGAATGGCTGGAAAACAGGTGGTGGCGGGAAATCGCTGTATCTTGATTATTCAAAAGGTGGAGCTAAAGCGATGGCAGATAGTTTATCCAAAAATAAAAACAATGTAATATTTATTTCATCCTCTAATGAAGATATGGTTTCAACCATTCTGGGAGAATTGAAGGAGCATGTTTTGGAAAAAACAATTACAGTAGCAGGTTTACCAACATGGCAATATTTTGAAACGATCGATCAGAATCTGATGGACAAGTGCAATGTGTATATTTTCAGTTCAGGATTTATTCAGTATGGAAATTCTACTGTGGAAAATTTCAGAAAATATTATCGTGAAACGTTTAGTGGTGAACCCTCAGAATTTGCTTTTCAAGGGTATGATGCAATGCTTTTCGCTGGAAAGAATCTTATGAAATACGGGAAAAAATTTATTTCCACCGGGAAAACAATGTCTGTAGCAGGGATTTTTTCTGAATATGAAATCGAAGTTGATGCAAAGGAAAATAAAGTTATCCATGTTTATCAGCCTACAAAAGATGATCAGATTGATTACTTCAAAAAGATAACGAAGAAGTAA